The window GGTCGATTCCGGGTACCCCGATTGCGATCGAAGAGACCCAGGTCCACATCATGGAGACCGGCGACGTCTTGCTCAATGACGACCCGGTCGGCGAGCCCGGCGATGCGGGGCTCAAGAACCTGGCGGCCACCATGGTCCGTCTGGCAGAATCCTCTAAGGCAACCGACACGAAGGTCGTTGTAAGCATTATGGCGGACGAAATGGCGCCGTATCAGCGGGTGATCGACGTGCTCAACGCACTCGCGGTGGCCCGGATCGAGAACGTGACCTTCGAAGTGCCGCCCCAATAACCCTCACCACGAGCCGTCCATGTACGACGATTACCAACCGGCACCGGAAGTGCACGAGGAGAGCAAGATGAAGCGCATGATCCGCCGCATGGGTCTTGGCGCCTTCTCGATCTCGGTGCTGGTGCACCTTGTTTTCATCGCCCTCGCGATCTTTTACTTCGTGAAGTGGGTCGATCCGCCGCAGGAAAAAGTCGACTTCCTCCCCGGTGGCGGTGGTGGCGGCGGCAAGGGCGGCGAAGTCGCCCACAAGATCCAGCAGCAGAAGCGGATGATGACCAGTCCGGCCGCATCCCGCCGGATCTCGTCCACGTCCACGAATGCGTCCTTCACGATTCCCGATTCTTCCAATGAGCTCATGGATCCCGGCTTGCCGATGGACGTGGGCATGGCGGAAGCCGGCGAAGGCGGTGGCACCGGCGGTGGCCGCGGCACCGGCAATGGCACGGGCATCGGCTCTGGCAATGGCCCGGGCAAGGGCATGGGAGCCGGCGGCCTCGGCATCGGCGCGCTGATCCCGACCATCATGAAAGGCCGCTGCACGGACAGTGAGCGGCTCTCCATGCTGCGCGAGGCTGGCGGCACCCCGAACGTGGAAGCTGGCGTGAAGAACTCGCTCGCCTGGCTCAAGACCAAGCAGAACCCCGACGGCTCGTGGGGCAATTCCAACAGGGTCGCCATGACCGGCCTCACGCTGCTCTGCTACCTCGGCCACTGCGAGAATACCCAGTCCAAGGAATACGGCGACAATGTCAGCCGCGGCATCGCCTATCTCATCGACATCTCGATGAAGAACGATGGCAAGCTGGCTACGGCATTCGACCAGAACGGGTGGGTGTATGAGCACGCGATCGGCACCTATGCGCTTTCCGAGGCCCTGACCTTTTCCCGCGGCCTCCAGTATCCCATTCCGAACCTCGAGGAGTGCGTGAAGAAGGCGGCGACGCTGATCGTGGCGGGCCAGAACGAAAAGGGCGGCTGGGACTATCACTACCGGTCCACCGACCGCAATGACCTCTCGGTCACCGGCTGGCAGATGCAGGCGCTCAAGGCGGCCCACGCTTCCGGCGTGAAGCTCGACGACTTCGACAAGGTCATCCGCAAGGCGGTCAGCTGGCTCGGCGATGAGGCCCACTTGGGAGATGGCAAATTCGCCTACGTCAACAAGGACGCGCGCGTCGGCATGACCGCGGTCGGCACCCTCTGCCTCCAGCAGTGGGAGAAGGCCGGCTCCACTCCGGCCCGCAACGGCGTGAAGCTGATCATGGAAGGCCTCGAACTTCGCGTGAAGCCGAACGCCAAGGTCAAGGAAGCTGAATTCGCCCCGCTCTACACCATGAAGTATGACGGCCCGAACTGCGACCTCTACGCGTGGTACTACGCCGTGCAGGTGATGCGGAATGCCGGCGGCAAGGAGTGGGAAGCGATGAACAAGGCCATCCTTGAAGACATCGTGACCGCCCAGAATTCGGACGGATCGTTCCGGAATGAGAATTCCAAGATCGCCCGCAATGACAACCTGGTCCACGTCCGTGGCACCGAGGCCGCGGGACCCTCGCGCGATATCTACCTCCAGTGCCTGAACACCCTGATGCTGGAAGTTTACTACCGCTTCCTTCCCGCCACTTCCGCCGGTGCCAAGAGCCGCGGTTCTGGCCTGGATGCGCTGGATGACCTGCGCTGAGCGCGGCATCGATCCAATAATCTGTTACATCTGAAGAGGGGACCAGCCGGTCCCCTCTTTCTTTTCCCGTTTTCCCGTTCCCTAGGGTTACGGGAAAGGAGGAATTCGGCGGAGGCCACTGGGACCGTGGGATTCATCCCGTTTGGATGGCCCGGTGCCCGGACTCAAGGGGCGGGATGAATCCCGGCTCCCAGTGGGAAAAATCACGCTCCGGCCAACTCTGCGAAGAGGATCTGGCCTCCGCTCGTCTGGAGGGTGCTGATGACCACCACGTCCTGGGTGGTGCCGATTTTCGGCGAGGCGTGATTGACCACGATCATGGTGCCGTCCGGCAGGTAGCCGACACCCTGGTGCTCGTCCTTGCCGCCGCGCACGAGGGCGAGGCGGACTTTTTCGCCGACGGTGACGGATGGCCGGAGGGCATCGAGCAGCTCGTCGAGATTGAGCACTTCCACGCCGCGGAGTTTGGCGACCTTGCAGAGATTCTCGTCCGTGCTGAGAAGGCGTGCGCCGAGGAGCTGGGCGACTTGAAGCAGGCGGCCGGTCATGGTCTCGTCGGCCGAGACGCCCGCGGTATCCTCAATGCTGACCTGCATGTCCTTTCCCCCGCGCATCTGGTCGAGGCAGGCGAGCCCGCGCTCGGCGCGCTGCCGCTTGGCCGGCGTGGGCGAATTGGCGAGGACCTGGATCTCATCGAGGACGAAGCGAGGTACTACCAGCCGTCCGCTGAGAAAGCCCGAGCGAACCACGGCGGGGATCCGGGCATCCATGATCGACTCGGCGTCCAGCACTACCGGCTGGCCGGTGCTGCTGTCTTGGCGGAAGCGGACGTAGGGAATGATGAAGGCGAAGTCATCCCGGCTGCTCCTGAGGGCGACGACCGATCCCAGGAAGCCCAGGGTGGCGTAGAGCAGCAGGTTCAGGCTCAGGGCAAGGGTGGAGGCAACATCGGCCCCGATATCAGGGTTGCCTTCCGCCGCGCTCAGG is drawn from Luteolibacter sp. Y139 and contains these coding sequences:
- a CDS encoding prenyltransferase/squalene oxidase repeat-containing protein; this translates as MYDDYQPAPEVHEESKMKRMIRRMGLGAFSISVLVHLVFIALAIFYFVKWVDPPQEKVDFLPGGGGGGGKGGEVAHKIQQQKRMMTSPAASRRISSTSTNASFTIPDSSNELMDPGLPMDVGMAEAGEGGGTGGGRGTGNGTGIGSGNGPGKGMGAGGLGIGALIPTIMKGRCTDSERLSMLREAGGTPNVEAGVKNSLAWLKTKQNPDGSWGNSNRVAMTGLTLLCYLGHCENTQSKEYGDNVSRGIAYLIDISMKNDGKLATAFDQNGWVYEHAIGTYALSEALTFSRGLQYPIPNLEECVKKAATLIVAGQNEKGGWDYHYRSTDRNDLSVTGWQMQALKAAHASGVKLDDFDKVIRKAVSWLGDEAHLGDGKFAYVNKDARVGMTAVGTLCLQQWEKAGSTPARNGVKLIMEGLELRVKPNAKVKEAEFAPLYTMKYDGPNCDLYAWYYAVQVMRNAGGKEWEAMNKAILEDIVTAQNSDGSFRNENSKIARNDNLVHVRGTEAAGPSRDIYLQCLNTLMLEVYYRFLPATSAGAKSRGSGLDALDDLR
- a CDS encoding PIN/TRAM domain-containing protein; translated protein: MAPASVNIARVLYLLVCAGAGYAVATITKGTALEVSTFQGLCGGLFLGGIFVWLELLIKRFSLRAFSTATFGLLIGVFCAWLLTRLQVFDLVNITLRARLSAAEGNPDIGADVASTLALSLNLLLYATLGFLGSVVALRSSRDDFAFIIPYVRFRQDSSTGQPVVLDAESIMDARIPAVVRSGFLSGRLVVPRFVLDEIQVLANSPTPAKRQRAERGLACLDQMRGGKDMQVSIEDTAGVSADETMTGRLLQVAQLLGARLLSTDENLCKVAKLRGVEVLNLDELLDALRPSVTVGEKVRLALVRGGKDEHQGVGYLPDGTMIVVNHASPKIGTTQDVVVISTLQTSGGQILFAELAGA
- a CDS encoding ExbD/TolR family protein, translated to MIDVVFVIMLFFMVMAGQQQVENELNLKLPGSIPGTPIAIEETQVHIMETGDVLLNDDPVGEPGDAGLKNLAATMVRLAESSKATDTKVVVSIMADEMAPYQRVIDVLNALAVARIENVTFEVPPQ